In a genomic window of Pristis pectinata isolate sPriPec2 chromosome 32, sPriPec2.1.pri, whole genome shotgun sequence:
- the LOC127585229 gene encoding RCC1 domain-containing protein 1-like, whose amino-acid sequence MAAPAPADTGRWFGFGFNLFGQTVNGVEPAGGPVLEPREVTACNSRPDRGSSAPAARPEAGGDSEPATNGGARPSPRPRQRVTACRVSPAWSHSACLTDDGSVYFWGFVAGGPWHQMYINNQDLRGCEDILSSEKYLLTLWRDRVQCWDISSLSRTREATDAVVWTKHLQEEEKPNAAFPLIPGGYITTTPPFYKSLSPLLHARKLVLGSEHALLLTFDWTVYSWGSGRHGQLGHGSVEDEVEPRIVEALHGLAMAELAAGAWHSVCASASGDLYVWGWNESGQLGLPAKSCSGDEHQKLSQQTGLSGEGVPALSDAGDKVKKSTTDKAAVGNTNVFISIQAFPALLDFPGELEISKVSCGARHTAAVTRSGKLFTWGWGNYGQLGHGQTDSTDLPRLVEYFIKNHLSVLDIVCGPWNTFAFAQGKNFKS is encoded by the exons ATGGCGGCCCCCGCCCCCGCCGACACCGGGCGCTGGTTTGGGTTCGGCTTTAATCTCTTCGGGCAGACGGTGAACGGCGTGGAACCGGCCGGGGGCCCGGTGCTCGAGCCCCGCGAGGTGACGGCCTGCAACTCGAGGCCGGACCGAGGGAGCTCCGCTCCGGCAGCCCGGCCTGAGGCGGGCGGTGACAGCGAGCCGGCAACGAACGGCGGCGCCAGGCCGAGTCCGCGGCCGCGGCAGCGGGTCACGGCCTGTAGGGTCTCCCCCGCCTGGAGTCACTCCGCCTGTCTGACCG ATGATGGATCTGTTTATTTCTGGGGGTTTGTTGCTGGTGGCCCTTGGCATCAGATGTACATTAACAACCAAGATCTGCGAGGATGCGAAGACATCCTGTCCTCCGAGAAATACCTGCTAACGTTGTGGCGGGACAGGGTGCAATGCTGGGACATCTCAAGCCTCTCCCGTACCAGAGAGGCCACAGATGCTGTGGTTTGGACAAAACATCTGCAGGAggaagagaaaccaaatgcag CATTTCCATTAATCCCTGGTGGTTACATTACAACAACTCCTCCATTTTACAAATCATTATCACCACTGCTTCATGCAAGAAAGTTGGTGCTTGGCAGTGAACATGCTCTCCTGCTGACCTTTGATTGGACAGTATATTCCTGGGGCTCAGGACG ACATGGTCAGTTGGGACATGGTAGTGTTGAGGATGAAGTGGAGCCACGGATTGTGGAGGCGTTACATGGCTTGGCTATGGCTGAGTTGGCAGCCGGGGCCTGGCACTCCGTATGTGCCAGTG cCTCAGGAGACCTGTACGTGTGGGGTTGGAACGAGTCCGGACAGTTGGGACTGCCAGCAAAATCGTGTTCGGGGGACGAACATCAGAAGCTCTCCCAACAGACAGGACTCTCTGGGGAAG GTGTACCGGCCCTGAGTGATGCAGGTGACAAGGTTAAAAAATCCACCACAGATAAAGCAGCCGTAGGAAATACAAATGTGTTCATTTCAATACaagcatttccagcactgttGGACTTCCCTGGGGAACTGGAGATCAGCAAAGTCAGCTGTGGGGCGAGACACACTGCAGCTGTCACCA GAAGTGGCAAGCTGTTCACATGGGGCTGGG GGAACTATGGACAACTTGGCCATGGTCAGACCGATAGCACTGACCTTCCAAGGCTTGTTGAGTACTTCATAAAAAACCATCTTTCTGTGCTGGATATTGTCTGTGGCCCATGGAACACTTTCGCGTTTGCACAAGGGAAGAATTTTAAATCTTGA
- the LOC127585228 gene encoding LOW QUALITY PROTEIN: protein unc-45 homolog A-like (The sequence of the model RefSeq protein was modified relative to this genomic sequence to represent the inferred CDS: inserted 1 base in 1 codon), whose translation MAERASVTQLREDGNAHFKSGDYEAALSCYTQAIELSPALAELMVLHRNRAACYLKLEQYSKAEADASKVIEADGKDVKALFRRSQALQEQGKLDQAFADIQRCALLEPKNKVFQESLRQIAATVQEKVQLQSSTDSRVEQMFNILLDPGEKDSDKKQKAVQNLIVLAREDAGAERIFRSDGARLLQKMLDTGNVDVMLASLRTLVGLCSGHQSRATMILYTVGMERLCNVMGNDHEQVSLATCNVLQSIFDSLKGGIKGAVRGKEEAVVLDPIKELKTMVHQLIEMLIQRDVSSHGRENAINLLIKXVPRKSLRDPNNSMTIWVIDQGMKKILEVAGTVSEIPDSLPVTDSGRMSVSVLLNKLYDDLKCDAEREAFHKLCEDYVRGRFESPGMDGKLQAVQTVSTLLQGPSDVGNRVLEMSGILECMIALCSSERELDQLIAVEALIHAAGKSKRASFITANGVTLLKDIYKKNESDQIKIRALVGLCKVGSAGGTDCSMKQFAEGSTCKLAKQCRRWLCNDSIQSSTRRWATEGLAYLTFDADVKEEFVADQPAVHAMFELAKSEDKTALFAVASTLVNCTNSYDKEAPDPQLLELAKYAKQHVPEEHPKDKPKYVGKRIGKLLKAGVVSALVCMTKRESPALTDSCKEMIARVFLALVEAPEDRGVVVAQGGGKALLPLASEGTEVGKTKAAQALAKITITSNPEIAFPGERVYEVIRPLVNLLHLDRTGLQNFESLMALTNLAGISERLRQKIIKEKAIPMIESYMFEDHEMIRLAATECMCNMVLSEKVQELFLVEKSDRLKLLVLYSGEEDEKLRCAAAGALAFLTSLQPKLCVKMTQVTSHWLEILQALVLSPNVDLQHRGVVITLNLVNAERELAALLMESEMMEILSALSKDGDEKKCKVSAAAKDCLDQAVEYGLIKPTVEGDSP comes from the exons GCCAGTGTGACACAGCTGCGGGAGGATGGAAATGCACATTTTAAATCGGGAGACTATGAGGCTGCCCTGTCCTGCTATACGCAAGCAATTGAGCTTTCCCCAGCTTTGGCCGAGCTCATGGTGCTGCACCGCAACAGGGCAGCCTGCTACCTCAAGCTG GAACAGTACTCAAAGGCTGAGGCAGATGCTTCAAAGG TCATTGAGGCAGATGGCAAGGATGTGAAGGCTCTCTTCCGCAGGAGTCAGGCCCTGCAGGAGCAGGGAAAACTGGATCAGGCGTTTGCCGATATCCAAAGGTGTGCTCTTCTGGAACCCAAGAACAAAGTCTTCCAGGAATCACTGCGGCAAATTGCAGCAACGGTCCAggagaag GTCCAACTGCAGTCCTCTACTGATTCTCGAGTGGAACAAATGTTTAACATCCTCTTGGatcctggggagaaagattctgacaaaAAACAAAAG GCTGTCCAGAATCTGATTGTTCTTGCTCGCGAAGATGCTGGGGCTGAAAGGATTTTTCGCAGTGATGGAGCACGTCtccttcagaaaatgctggacacgggGAACGTGGATGTTATGCTGGCTTCACTACGCACACTGGTTGGACTGTGCTCAGGTCACCAATCTCGG GCAACAATGATTTTGTACACAGTAGGAATGGAGAGGCTCTGCAATGTGATGGGCAATGACCACGAACAGGTCTCCCTGGCAACGTGCAATGTCCTGCAGAGTATTTTCGATTCATTGAAAGGTGGAATAAAAGGTGCTGTTCGAGGGAAGGAGGAAGCTGTGGTTCTTG ATCCCATAAAGGAGCTGAAAACGATGGTGCACCAGCTAATAGAGATGTTGATTCAGCGTGACGTCTCTTCACATGGCCGAGAAAATGCCATTAACCTCCTGATTA ACGTCCCACGTAAATCCTTACGGGATCCAAACAACTCCATGACGATTTGGGTCATTGATCAGG GAATGAAGAAGATTCTAGAAGTGGCTGGGACAGTATCTGAAATTCCtgacagccttccagtcacagacagtggtcggatgaGTGTGTCAGTGCTGCTGAACAAACTCTACGATGATCTCAAATGTGATGCAGAGCGAGAAGCCTTTCACAAACTCTGTGAGGACTATGTCAG GGGCCGCTTCGAGTCTCCGGGGATGGATGGAAAGCTGCAGGCTGTCCAGACTGTATCCACCTTGCTTCAGGGGCCCTCAGACGTTGGAAACCGTGTGCTGGAGATGAGTGGTATTTTGGAATGCATGATTGCTCTGTGTAGTTCAGAGCGGGAGCTCGACCAGCTGATTGCCGTGGAAGCACTGATCCATGCTGCAGGCAAATCAAAGAGGGCTTCTTTCATCACTGCCAACGGCGTGACCCTACtgaaggacatctacaagaagaATGAGAGTGATCAAATCAAGATTCGAGCACTGGTG GGTCTGTGCAAGGTGGGGTCAGCAGGAGGAACAGACTGCAGCATGAAGCAGTTTGCTGAAGGGTCAACCTGCAAATTGGCGAAACAGTGCCGGAG ATGGTTGTGCAATGATTCAATTCAGTCCAGCACACGGCGCTGGGCGACGGAGGGGCTGGCCTATCTGACCTTTGACGCTGACGTAAAGGAGGAGTTTGTGGCCGATCAGCCTGCCGTGCATGCTATGTTTGAGCTGGCAAAG TCAGAAGATAAAACTGCCCTCTTTGCAGTTGCGTCCACCCTTGTAAACTGCACCAACAGCTACGACAAGGAAGCGCCCGACCCACAGCTACTGGAACTTGCTAAGTATGCCAAGCAGCACGTTCCGGAGGAGCACCCTAAG GATAAACCCAAGTATGTGGGAAAACGGATTGGGAAGCTGCTGAAGGCAGGTGTGGTGTCAGCACTGGTGTGCATGACAAAGAGGGAGAGTCCAGCTCTGACTGATTCCTGTAAGGAGATGATTGCTCG AGTGTTCCTGGCTCTGGTGGAAGCTCCTGAAGATCGTGGAGTAGTGGTAGCTCagggaggagggaag GCATTGCTCCCTCTGGCATCAGAAGGCACTGAGGTTGGTAAGACCAAGGCTGCCCAGGCACTGGCAAAGATCACAATCACCTCAAACCCGGAGATTGCTTTTCCTGGAGAGAGA GTATATGAGGTAATCCGACCTCTCGTTAACCTCTTGCACCTCGATCGCACGGGCCTGCAGAACTTTGAGTCACTGATGGCATTAACCAATTTGGCTGGAATTAGTGAGAGGCTGCG CCAGAAGATAATTAAGGAAAAAGCAATTCCAATGATTGAGAGCTACATGTTTGAAGATCACGAGATGATTCGATTGGCAGCTACGGAGTGCATGTGTAACATGGTTTTGAGTGAAAAG GTGCAGGAGCTGTTTCTGGTGGAGAAGTCGGATCGGCTGAAGCTGTTGGTGTTGTACAGTGGTGAGGAGGACGAGAAGCTGAGGTGTGCAGCTGCAGGGGCTTTGGCTTTCCTGACATCACTGCAGCCAAAACTCTGCGTCAAGATGACGCAGGTG ACAAGCCACTGGTTGGAGATCCTGCAGGCGTTGGTGCTGAGCCCTAATGTTGACCTGCAGCATCGGGGAGTCGTCATCACACTCAACCTGGTGAATGCGGAACGGGAGCTTGCAGCCCTGCTCATGGAGTCCGAGATGATGGAAATCCTGTCTGCCCTGTCCAAGGATGGTGACGAGAAGAAATGCAAAGTGTCCGCTGCTGCCAAGGACTGTCTCGACCAAGCTGTGGAGTACGGACTAATTAAACCCACTGTGGAGGGGGACAGCCCATAG